A DNA window from Chloroflexota bacterium contains the following coding sequences:
- the tuf gene encoding elongation factor Tu (EF-Tu; promotes GTP-dependent binding of aminoacyl-tRNA to the A-site of ribosomes during protein biosynthesis; when the tRNA anticodon matches the mRNA codon, GTP hydrolysis results; the inactive EF-Tu-GDP leaves the ribosome and release of GDP is promoted by elongation factor Ts; many prokaryotes have two copies of the gene encoding EF-Tu), which produces IAGDNVGLLLRGIGRDEVERGMVVAAPKSITPHKKFKAEVYVLKKDEGGRHKPFFNGYRPQFYIRTTDVTGTIQLPEGVEMVMPGDNVNMVVELLKPVALEQGSKFAIREGGLTVGAGVVTEILD; this is translated from the coding sequence GCATCGCCGGGGACAATGTGGGGCTGCTGCTGCGCGGTATTGGCCGCGACGAAGTGGAGCGGGGGATGGTGGTGGCAGCGCCGAAGAGCATCACGCCGCACAAGAAATTCAAGGCGGAAGTGTATGTGTTGAAGAAAGACGAAGGCGGGCGGCACAAGCCGTTCTTCAACGGGTACCGGCCGCAGTTCTACATTCGGACGACGGATGTGACGGGGACGATACAGTTGCCGGAAGGCGTAGAGATGGTGATGCCTGGCGACAATGTGAACATGGTGGTGGAATTGCTGAAGCCGGTAGCGTTGGAGCAGGGCAGCAAGTTCGCCATTCGCGAAGGTGGTTTGACGGTGGGCGCTGGCGTGGTCACCGAGATTCTGGACTGA